A genomic region of Lates calcarifer isolate ASB-BC8 linkage group LG9, TLL_Latcal_v3, whole genome shotgun sequence contains the following coding sequences:
- the nefla gene encoding neurofilament light polypeptide: MSSLGYDPYYSTSSYRRWYAEPSPRVVVTRGRTHSIYSSHAAPLSSSRLQYSSPGRVLLSSSSPASSLELELSQAAQISSEFRAVRTQERSQLQELNDRFAGFIERVRELEQQNRALEAELMLLRQRHTEPSRLRALYEQEARSLRAAMDEARAEQQAVLGQRERLEQTLSALQGRYEEEVLAREEAEGKLMEARREADQAALAKAELEKSVETMLEELAFLKRIHEGEVAELQAQVQLGVQVAVESEAATPDLSGALRDIRSQYERLAARNMQAAEEWFRGKVGSLTETVAQHSDAVRSSKDEAGEYRRQLQTRLLEIDACRGLNESLEKQLHEMEEKQSAEIAAMQDTIAELESELRGTKQEMARYLKEYQDLLNVKMALDIEIAAYRKLLEGEESRFSVGVAGGVSSLYSHSLSAPSFARPVLSSLSSGTSYLMTSRLLSSVSTTEGIISASQAQQAEASPPAEEEEEQEAAEEEEVKEEEEAEKEEEGGEEETEEKKEGEEEEKEEEGGEEEGGEEEEKGDEEEAKEGDEEAKGEEEGGDEEEEQKEEVTEAAEEEAEKDDKGEAEEAEAKEEALEEEKTGEADDKEEDTKEEEKEEKEDAKKSEEKEDKADAKKEEKADDKDEKTAPKTDDKAEAKKEKDEEKATKPEAAEEKSTKDKK, translated from the exons ATGAGTAGCCTCGGATATGACCCCTACTATTCCACCTCGTCGTATAGACGCTGGTATGCCGAGCCGTCCCCTCGTGTGGTGGTGACCAGAGGGAGGACCCACTCCATCTACTCCTCCCATGCCgcccctctgtcctcctcccgTCTGCAGTACTCCTCTCCCGGCCGAgtgctgctctcctcctcctcaccagcTTCTTCCCTGGAGCTGGAGCTCAGCCAGGCAGCCCAGATCAGCTCCGAATTTCGTGCCGTACGCACCCAGGAGCGCAGCCAACTGCAGGAGCTCAATGACCGCTTTGCTGGATTCATCGAGAGGGTGCGTGAGCTGGAGCAACAGAACCGTGCTTTGGAGGCAGAGCTGATGCTGCTGAGGCAGAGGCACACTGAGCCGTCCCGCCTTAGAGCACTGTACGAGCAAGAGGCCCGTTCCCTGAGAGCTGCTATGGATGAGGCCAGGGCAGAACAACAGGCTGTCCTGGGCCAGAGAGAGCGACTGGAGCAAACCTTGAGTGCCCTGCAGGGTCGAtatgaggaggaggtgctggCTCGTGAAGAAGCTGAAGGCAAGCTGATGGAGGCACGTCGTGAGGCCGACCAGGCTGCCTTAGCTAAGGCTGAGCTGGAGAAGAGCGTTGAAACTATGCTGGAGGAGCTGGCCTTCCTCAAGAGGATTCATGAAGGTGAGGTGGCCGAGCTTCAGGCCCAAGTCCAGCTGGGTGTCCAGGTGGCTGTAGAGTCTGAGGCCGCCACTCCGGATCTCTCTGGGGCTCTCAGGGATATCCGGTCTCAGTATGAGAGGCTGGCAGCAAGGAACATGCAGGCAGCTGAGGAATGGTTCAGAGGGAAGGTGGGCTCCCTGACTGAAACTGTGGCCCAGCACAGTGATGCCGTGAGAAGCTCCAAGGACGAAGCAGGAGAGTACCGACGCCAGCTCCAGACCCGCCTGCTGGAGATTGATGCATGCAGAGGCCTCAATGAATCCCTGGAGAAGCAGCTGCACgagatggaggagaagcagagcGCAGAGATAGCTGCTATGCAG GACACCATTGCAGAGCTGGAGAGCGAGCTGAGGGGAACCAAACAGGAAATGGCACGCTACCTGAAGGAGTACCAGGACCTTCTGAATGTCAAGATGGCACTGGACATTGAGATTGCTGCATACAG GAAGCTGCTGGAAGGGGAGGAGTCTCGCTTTAGTGTTGGAGTGGCTGGGGGCGTGTCCTCTTTGTACAGCCACAGTTTGTCAGCGCCCTCCTTCGCCCGGCCAGTCCTCTCCAGCCTGAGCTCCGGCACCTCCTACCTGATGACATCACGCCTGCTCAGCTCAGTCAGCACCACCGAGGGGATCATCTCTGCCAGCCAGGCCCAGCAAGCAGAGGCTAGCCcacctgcagaggaggaggaggagcaggaggctgcagaggaggaggaggtaaaggaggaagaggaggcagagaaggaggaagagggaggagaggaggagacggaggagaaaaaagagggagaagaagaggagaaggaggaagagggaggagaagaggagggaggagaagaagaagagaaaggagatgaagaggaagctaaggaaggagatgaagaggctaagggggaagaggagg gtggtgatgaggaggaggagcaaaaagaggaggtgacagaggctgctgaagaggaggctgagaaaGATGACaaaggagaagcagaggaggctgaagcaaaagaagaagcactagaagaggaaaaaacagggGAAGCTGATGACAAAGAAGAGGAtacaaaagaggaagaaaaagaggagaaggaagatgCAAAAAAGAGTGAGGAGAAAGAAGATAAAGCTGATGccaagaaagaagaaaaagcagacgACAAAGATGAGAAGACCGCTCCGAAAACAGATGACAAAGCTGAAGCCAAAAAggagaaagatgaggaaaaagcaACCAAGCctgaagctgcagaggagaagagCACAAAGGATAAGAAGTAA
- the pgam2 gene encoding phosphoglycerate mutase 2 codes for MAAAHRLVIVRHGESAWNQENRFCGWFDADLSEKGVEEAKRGAQAIKEAGYKFDVCYTSVLKRAIKTLWTIMEGTDQMWLPVIRTWRLNERHYGGLTGLNKAETAAKHGEEQVKIWRRSFDIPPPPMDQDHPYHKIISESRRYKGLKAGELPTCESLKDTIARALPFWNDVIAPEIKAGKNVIIAAHGNSLRGIVKHLEGMSDAAIMELNLPTGIPIVYELDADLKPIKPMSFLGDEETVKKAMEAVAAQGKVKK; via the exons ATGGCTGCCGCTCATCGTTTGGTTATTGTCCGCCACGGCGAGAGCGCCTGGAACCAGGAAAACCGCTTCTGTGGCTGGTTCGATGCCGACCTCAGTGAGAAGGGCGTGGAGGAGGCCAAGCGTGGAGCCCAGGCTATCAAGGAGGCTGGCTATAAGTTTGATGTGTGCTACACCTCTGTGCTGAAACGCGCCATCAAGACCCTGTGGACCATCATGGAGGGCACGGACCAGATGTGGCTGCCTGTGATCCGCACCTGGCGCCTGAATGAACGCCACTATGGAGGCCTCACCGGTCTCAACAAGGCTGAGACAGCTGCAAAACACGGTGAGGAGCAGGTGAAGATCTGGCGCCGTTCTTTTGACATCCCACCTCCACCCATGGACCAGGACCACCCTTACCACAAAATCATCAGTGAG TCCCGGCGTTACAAGGGCTTGAAGGCCGGCGAGCTGCCCACATGTGAGTCACTGAAGGACACCATCGCCCGTGCCCTGCCTTTCTGGAACGACGTCATCGCTCCTGAGATCAAAGCTGGGAAGAACGTTATCATCGCTGCCCACGGCAACAGCCTCCGTGGCATCGTCAAGCACTTGGAAG GCATGTCTGATGCAGCCATCATGGAGCTGAACCTGCCCACAGGAATCCCAATTGTGTATGAGCTGGACGCTGACCTGAAGCCCATCAAGCCCATGTCTTTCCTTGGTGACGAAGAGACCGTAAAGAAGGCCATGGAGGCTGTGGCTGCCCAGGGTAAAGTCAAGAAGTAA
- the LOC108886053 gene encoding syntaxin-2, with amino-acid sequence MTDTAESRVNMEEFFKTVGEVRSLIGKISCQAEELERRHGVILSSPNQDKKNKNELELLNNDIKKSANVVRARLKAMQKNMSVEENGKSASVIQRIEKNQHSHLTRWFSEVMRRHHKAQISFREKCKAQIQRQLEIVDKVTTDEELEEMLHCDNLAIFISDINSNAQISSQALSEIESRHQDIICLESSIKELHEVFADTAMLLEIQGELINNIEKNVTSAAEYVGMSKAETHKAVTYKKNPYKIASLPSFFKPFKKQTSAKTATDQNTSD; translated from the exons ATGACAGatacagcagagagcagagtcaACATGGAGGAGTTTTTCAAAACG gTGGGGGAGGTGAGAAGTCTCATTGGAAAGATCTCCTGTCaagcagaggagctggagagaagaCATGGcgtcatcctctcctctccaaacCAAGACAAGA aaaataaaaacgaGCTGGAGCTGCTGAACAATGACATCAAGAAGAGCGCCAACGTGGTCCGAGCCAGGTTAAAAG CAATGCAGAAGAACATGTCTGTGGAGGAGAATGGTAAAAGTGCCTCAGTAATCCAGCGCATAGAGAAGAACCag CACTCACACCTGACGCGGTGGTTTTCTGAAGTCATGCGGCGTCACCATAAGGCACAAATATCCTTCAGAGAGAAATGCAAAGCACAAATTCAGAGACAACTGGAGATTG tggATAAAGTGACAACAGATGAAGAGTTGGAGGAGATGCTTCACTGTGACAATCTTGCCATCTTCATATCTGAT ATCAACTCTAACGCTCAGATTTCAAGCCAGGCCCTGAGTGAGATTGAATCCCGTCATCAGGATATCATCTGCCTCGAGTCCAGCATTAAAGAGCTGCATGAGGTATTTGCTGACACTGCCATGCTGTTGGAGATTCAG GGGGAGTTGATCAACAACATAGAGAAGAATGTGACGAGTGCTGCAGAGTATGTAGGTATGTCCAAAGCAGAAACTCATAAAGCAGTCACgtacaaaaaaaacccatacAAGATAGCATCTCTCCCAAGCTTCTTCAAACCCTTCAAGAAGCAGACCTCGGCTAAAACTGCTACTGATCAAAACACCTCAGACTGA